From the genome of Leptotrichia sp. HSP-342:
TTGAGAAAAGATATTATTGAAATGATTTACAGGGCAAAATCAGGACATCCAGGAGGTTCACTTTCGATTGCTGATATTTTAGCTGTGCTTTACTGGAAAGAAATGAACATTGACCCAAAAAATCCAAAAATGGAAAACAGGGATAGATTGGTTCTTAGTAAAGGGCATGCTGCTCCTGCACTGTATGCGGCTTTGATAGAAAAAGGATTTTTAGGGGATGAAGGGAAAAATCTTATTCCAACACTTAGAAAATGGCATTCTCCGCTTCAAGGGCATCCTGACATGAAAAAACTGGCTGGAGTTGAAATGTCAACAGGTTCTTTGGGACAAGGACTGTCTGCAGCAAACGGAATGGCTTTGAGTGCAAAAATTTACAATAATGATTATAGAGTTTACGCAATTCTAGGAGATGGAGAATTGCAGGAAGGTCAAGTTTGGGAAGCGGCTATGACAGCAGCACATTACAAGCTTGACAATTTAGTTGCGATAGTTGACTATAATAACTTGCAAATTGATGGAAAAGTTTCGGATGTAATGGATGTCGCTCCAGTTGGGGAAAAGTTCAAGGCTTTCAAATGGAATGTAATCGAGATTGACGGACACAATTATGAAGAAATCATAAATGCTCTTGACACAGCAAGAACAGTAAAAGGACAGCCAACAGTAATAGTTGCAAACACTGTAAAAGGAAAAGGTGTTTCATTCATGGAAAATAACGCTGGATTCCACGGGGCTGCTCCAAATGATGAAGAATACAAGAAGGCAATGGAAGAATTGAGCTAAGATTGAAATTACTAGGCTTGCTCGGAAACTATACGTATTTAAGATTTGATAAAATAAAGGTTCTGAAGCAAGGGATCTTGACCCCTTGTGTAAATAAAAGAACTCATGTTATCGAGCAGGTCTACTGTGTAAACAGGAATTATAAACTTTTAGAAAAGACCAAATATCAATATAAAAATAGGAGAATATGAGAATGGAAAAAAAATCAACTAGAGTGGCTTATGGAGAAGCGTT
Proteins encoded in this window:
- a CDS encoding transketolase, translated to MKIEDLQKKAKTLRKDIIEMIYRAKSGHPGGSLSIADILAVLYWKEMNIDPKNPKMENRDRLVLSKGHAAPALYAALIEKGFLGDEGKNLIPTLRKWHSPLQGHPDMKKLAGVEMSTGSLGQGLSAANGMALSAKIYNNDYRVYAILGDGELQEGQVWEAAMTAAHYKLDNLVAIVDYNNLQIDGKVSDVMDVAPVGEKFKAFKWNVIEIDGHNYEEIINALDTARTVKGQPTVIVANTVKGKGVSFMENNAGFHGAAPNDEEYKKAMEELS